Genomic segment of Streptococcus pneumoniae:
CATCGCCTTCAAGGACAACTTCTGATTGAGGAATCATTTCAAGCTCAGTCACTTGGAATTCTTCAATACCAGACTCGCGAAGGGCAACGATAGCCTTGTGAAGATCTGTTGGTGCAGTGTAAACCGTGATAGTACCGTCTTCTGCTTCGACATCATCTACATCTACATCCGCTTCAAGAAGAAGCTCAAAAATGCTATCTGCATCGTCTCCTGCAAAGACCACAACTCCTTTATTGTCAAAGAGGTAAGAAACAGAGCCGCTCGCTCCCATGTTTCCACCATTTTTCCCAAAAGCGGCACGAACATTGGCTGCTGTACGGTTTACGTTTGAAGTAAGAGTGTCAACGATCAACATCGAACCATTTGGTCCAAATCCTTCATAACGACCTTCTGTAAAGGTTTCATCGGTATTCCCTTTTGCCTTGTCAATCGCTTTATCAATGACATGTTTTGGTACTTGCGCTTGCTTAGCACGGTCGATAACAAATTTCAGAGCCGTATTCAATTCTGGATCTGGCTCACCTTTTTTCGCTGCTACATAGATTTCTACGCCGAATTTAGCATAAACTTTTGAGTTTGCACCATCTTTGGCTGTTTTTTTCGCCACAATATTGGCCCATTTACGTCCCATTGGATACTCCTTTTTTCTAGTTTAAATCCTTTATATTATAACACAGGAAGTCAGAAAATGCACGAACTTGTTTGATTAAATTTGAAACGGTATGCGACCAATATTCTGCTCTAAAAGACTCGGATTTCCCAGCTGGTAAATCTTATCAGCCTGCTGGGTTAAGCTGTCCCACGCTTCTTTTCCGATGCGACTAATCAAGGGCACTTCCTGCTTCAACGTCGCTAAATGCTTGCGGCCTTTGTCTGTAAAGCCTAAGACATGGATGGCTTGAGGCAGTGCGCTTTCCCTTGCCTGTACTAAAATATAGGTCAAGAGCCTTCTCACCCGCGCCTTGGTATAACGCTTGGTCGCAATCTTCTCCACTAATTCTTCCATTGATGTTGCCGTTTTAATAGCTTCTCTGATGCGGCTTGCCATCTCTTGATTGACTTGGTAAATCCCTGTCAAATCAGGATTGGAGAGAATCTGGTAGCGCAAATATGGAAAATAATCTGACCAGGAAACATGCGGCGCATGCTCTAGCAGTTTCGCACTTGGGCTAAATCTGGCAATAAATTCTGTATCATCCATTCGACTTCGCAGAGCCGTTGCTGACACAAACTCCAAATGGCTGTCCAAGGAATGAAAACCTGCACCTTTTCGCTCAATAGGGCAAAGAGCAATGCCTTTTCCCGCAACGGCCTTGGCATAGGCAAGAGCTAAGACATGATTAGGTGTATTACCTGAAAAGCTTAGACCTGAAAAGGTCTCCCACATGGTCTGCGTTTTTTCAGGGTAACTGAGATGAGCGGGTAAGCGGGTTAGAAAATCTGCCATTTCAGCACTTTTTGCCTCGTAGAGCTCTGCTATTTTCCCATAGTCCAAAAGCTCCTCCGTCCCAAAGGACAGCCGGTCA
This window contains:
- a CDS encoding nucleotidyltransferase — encoded protein: MTVTGIIAEFNPFHNGHAYLLSQAKGLKIVAMSGNFTQRGEPAIVDKWTRAQMALENGADLVVELPFLVSVQAADFFAQGAVDILSRLGIDRLSFGTEELLDYGKIAELYEAKSAEMADFLTRLPAHLSYPEKTQTMWETFSGLSFSGNTPNHVLALAYAKAVAGKGIALCPIERKGAGFHSLDSHLEFVSATALRSRMDDTEFIARFSPSAKLLEHAPHVSWSDYFPYLRYQILSNPDLTGIYQVNQEMASRIREAIKTATSMEELVEKIATKRYTKARVRRLLTYILVQARESALPQAIHVLGFTDKGRKHLATLKQEVPLISRIGKEAWDSLTQQADKIYQLGNPSLLEQNIGRIPFQI
- a CDS encoding YebC/PmpR family DNA-binding transcriptional regulator, which gives rise to MGRKWANIVAKKTAKDGANSKVYAKFGVEIYVAAKKGEPDPELNTALKFVIDRAKQAQVPKHVIDKAIDKAKGNTDETFTEGRYEGFGPNGSMLIVDTLTSNVNRTAANVRAAFGKNGGNMGASGSVSYLFDNKGVVVFAGDDADSIFELLLEADVDVDDVEAEDGTITVYTAPTDLHKAIVALRESGIEEFQVTELEMIPQSEVVLEGDDLAVFEKLVDVLEDDEDVQKVYTNVEGF